In Spirochaeta lutea, the genomic stretch GTTATAAAAGGCAATTCCTTGGGCGTTCGGTTCACCGGTTCCCTGTGGCAGGATCCGCGGCCAGGAAAGGGAAAAGCGATAGGCCCCAACCCCAAGATCCTTCAGGAGCTGGACGTCTTCTTTATAGCGATGGTAGTGGTCGGTACTTACGTCGCCGGTATCGCCGGCATGTACCCGGCCGGGTATACGGCAAAAGGTGTCCCAAACAGATTCGCTGCGGCCTCCCTCCCGGGTTGCGCCCTCTACCTGAAAACTGGCAGTGGCACTTCCCCAGAGAAAATCCCGATCCGCCATGACTGATTCGTACAGAGTTTGTTTTTTCATGAAACTATAGTGCACGGGTTTTTGATTCCTGTCAAGATAGTTTCTTTATACAACTATCTGTTTTGCATGACATTTTTTTCACGTATTCTGCTTCATAGGTATTTACAGACCCTAGTAAACCTCAGTACCTTTACCCCGGGTACACCTGAGCTCACCAATCGATTCATTGGTGTGAGCTATCCCGGAAACCTATTGCCCGGCGGGACACCCCATGGGCAGGGGCACATGGCTGACCATTGACCTTCGGCGACCCTGCCCGTTGAGCCGGGATAGGGGAAGCACCCTTCTATCCGGCAGGGATCATGCGTCCAGCCCCGGGGTGGGGCGTCTTGATGAGATGTTACCATGTCTTGTGCATTGGGTACGGATTGCGGAATTCTGGAGGAATGTTATGAAGCGTTACGGCATACTGGCAGCATCGGTGGTTATTCAACTAGTTCTCGGCAGTGTATATGCCTGGAGCACCATCGCCCAGGAGCTGACCAGCCTGCACGGTTTTGCAGCCTGGCAGACTCAGTTCATCTACGGAATGATAATCTTCGTATTTTCGGTTTCCCTGATTCTCGGGGGAAGACTCTTCCGTAAGCGCGGACCGCGGTATACGGCTACCTGGGGAGGTATACTCTTCGGGAGTAGCTACCTCCTGGCTGCTGTTCTTCCCCTGGAGCCCCTGGTGCTTATCTTCCTCCTGGGTGGTCTTTCAGGATTTTCCATCGGCCTGGGGTACGCCTGCCCGCTTTCCACCGGGGTTGCCTGGTTTCCAAAGCATAAGGGTCTGGTTACCGGGGTGGCGGTGTTCGGCTTCGGCGGCGGTGCAATTTTAGCAAATCAAGTGTACGTCCAGATTCTTGCATCCGGAGGCAGTGTCCAACAGATCTTTCTTCTTACGGGGGCCATCGGCGGAGGGCTCGTGGTGTTATCCGCACAGGTGCTCGCTCTGCCTGATAAGGTACGCTCCCTCTCCAGCACGGCCGTTCCGGCGATCCAGCAGGGTTTTCTAAAAAGCCCCTCCTTTTGGCGTTTAGCCCTTGGGTTGGGGTTGGGCAGCGCCTCGGGTCTGCTGCTCATCGGCCGGGCTGCGGGCATCGCGGTGGATCTGGGTTTCGCAGAGAGTGCTGCCGCAGCCCTGCCGGCCATGGCTGTAGCCGCTGTATCCGTGGGTAATGCCTCGGGACGGCTCTTCTGGGGCTGGCTTAATGATAGAATTCCCGGGTTAACCATCCCCCTCAGTCTCGGATTAGCAACCCTCAGCGCCCTCGGTCTATTGTTGGCGGGTACAAGTCCGGTACTCTTCATCATTCTCATGGCAATGAGCGGACTTCTCTTCGGCGGGTCTCTGGTGGTCTATGCCGCCCATAGCGAATTGGTCTTCGGTCAGGGCGCCCTGGCACGGGTGTACCCCTTCATCTTTATGTTCTACGGGGCGGCGGCAATAATCGGTCCGAGTCTCGGCGGGGTAATGTACGATGTTACGGGAAACAGTACCGGACCCATCATTCTTGCTGCGGCCCTGCCCTTTGCCGGACTTATCATGACCACCGTGCTCCGGCGGTTTGAATCCACAGAGGTGAATCAGGCTGCCACCGCTGAGGAGCAGGGTTCCCAAGCCCTGGCATAGCTCTATGGGAACCGGCTCAATCTGAGCCGGGGCGGGGCCCGCCCCCTCTACTAGCCTTCTGTTGACAAAGGGGACATACCTCTACTATAACCAGCCCATGGTACGGGAACCCTCCCCGCTTTTCGATGCTCACTACCATTTCTCCACCAGAGAACCGGCATATCAGCCCGGGGTTGTAAACAGCACCCATCAGGGTATGTGGCCCGAGGCCCTGGCATCCTTCCAGGCAGGGTATGCGGGGGTAATGGTAAGCCTTGGTATTCACCCCTGGTTTATAAACCCCGTACACCTGGACAGGGATCTATCGGAGCTGGAGGCACTGTTGCAGGCGTATCCCGGTCTCATGGTGGGAGAAACCGGCCTAGACCGCATCCGGGGGCCGGGTCAGGATATTCAGAGCCGGGCATTCCGGGAGCAGCTGGTTCTTGCAAGGGACCTGAACCGGGTGGTAAGCATCCACTGCGTACGGGCCTGGGGCAGATTAGCGGAGATTCTTGAGGAACTGAGACCCGGAAGGGCAATTATCCACAGTGTTCAATGCTCCCCGGAGTTAGTCCGGCGATTAAGCAGGACCGGGGCATACCTTTCCTTCGGGTACGCTTCGGCCCGGCCCGGAACCAAGGCGGAGGCTGCACTACAGGCCTGCCCCGAGGATCGGCTGCTTCTGGAAACCGATGGCCCCTACCCCGAGGGGTTTCTCCCCCCGGACGGCGGAGGAAGAACCCTGCCGGACCCGGTATCTCACGGCGAGGCTATAGAGGCCTGGTATACCCTGGGGGAACGGCTGCTTGCATCCCTCCGGGGTGCACCCCGGGGAGCCCCCACCTGGAAAGAGAGGATTCTTAGGAATGCACAGATTTTTACGCACGGAAAAACTCCTGGGCACCCCGGGACTGAAACGCCTGGCTGAATCCCGGGTCCTGGTGGTGGGGCTCGGGGCTGTGGGAAGCTACGCAGCCGAAAGCCTCGCCAGAGCCGGGGTGGGAACCCTCGGGCTAGTGGACTTCGATTTTGTCAACGTAACCAATATCAACCGTCAGCTCTTCGCGTTGGAATCAACCCTGGGTGAGGAAAAGACCCAGGCTGCGGTCCGCCGGCTTCTGGATATCAATCCTTCTCTGAAGGCCGAGCCGATCCGGCTCTTCGTAAACAATGAATCGGTTGAGCAGCTTATTCAGTGGAAACCGGATATTGTAGTGGATGCCATCGATTCGTTGAACTCCAAGGTTGCGCTGCTCCAGGGTCTTGCGGGGGCCGACATTCCCGTGGTCAGCTCCATGGGCGCTGCCCTGCGCCGGGATCCGAGCCGGATAAAACAGGGGACAATCGGTCAAACCTCGGGTTGTCCGTTAGCGAAACATGTAAGGCAGCGCCTGCGCCGCCGGGGGGTTAGGCTGGATATTCCCTGTGTGTACTCCGATGAACCGGTGAGGTTCCGCTATGAGGAGCCTGAATCCGAGCCCCAGGAGGAACATCGTGCCGGGGAGGCGAAGGATGGTCGACCACGCAGGGTTCTGG encodes the following:
- a CDS encoding MFS transporter, coding for MGRGTWLTIDLRRPCPLSRDRGSTLLSGRDHASSPGVGRLDEMLPCLVHWVRIAEFWRNVMKRYGILAASVVIQLVLGSVYAWSTIAQELTSLHGFAAWQTQFIYGMIIFVFSVSLILGGRLFRKRGPRYTATWGGILFGSSYLLAAVLPLEPLVLIFLLGGLSGFSIGLGYACPLSTGVAWFPKHKGLVTGVAVFGFGGGAILANQVYVQILASGGSVQQIFLLTGAIGGGLVVLSAQVLALPDKVRSLSSTAVPAIQQGFLKSPSFWRLALGLGLGSASGLLLIGRAAGIAVDLGFAESAAAALPAMAVAAVSVGNASGRLFWGWLNDRIPGLTIPLSLGLATLSALGLLLAGTSPVLFIILMAMSGLLFGGSLVVYAAHSELVFGQGALARVYPFIFMFYGAAAIIGPSLGGVMYDVTGNSTGPIILAAALPFAGLIMTTVLRRFESTEVNQAATAEEQGSQALA
- a CDS encoding TatD family hydrolase, with the protein product MVREPSPLFDAHYHFSTREPAYQPGVVNSTHQGMWPEALASFQAGYAGVMVSLGIHPWFINPVHLDRDLSELEALLQAYPGLMVGETGLDRIRGPGQDIQSRAFREQLVLARDLNRVVSIHCVRAWGRLAEILEELRPGRAIIHSVQCSPELVRRLSRTGAYLSFGYASARPGTKAEAALQACPEDRLLLETDGPYPEGFLPPDGGGRTLPDPVSHGEAIEAWYTLGERLLASLRGAPRGAPTWKERILRNAQIFTHGKTPGHPGTETPG
- a CDS encoding tRNA threonylcarbamoyladenosine dehydratase, coding for MHRFLRTEKLLGTPGLKRLAESRVLVVGLGAVGSYAAESLARAGVGTLGLVDFDFVNVTNINRQLFALESTLGEEKTQAAVRRLLDINPSLKAEPIRLFVNNESVEQLIQWKPDIVVDAIDSLNSKVALLQGLAGADIPVVSSMGAALRRDPSRIKQGTIGQTSGCPLAKHVRQRLRRRGVRLDIPCVYSDEPVRFRYEEPESEPQEEHRAGEAKDGRPRRVLGSLSTLTGIFGLTAATMVIDHILDTPRASR